DNA from Mycobacteriales bacterium:
CGGCAGGGTGGGGCGGACGGTGAAACGACGCAGTGCTCTCACGGGCGCCGACACTACCGGCGCGGACGGGCGCCGCGTGCCACACCGTCAGTGATCGCTCGAACGGCTCCACTCGAGCAGCCGATCGGCCGACCAGGTGTTGACGATCGACTGCTCCGGTACGCCGCACGCGCTCGCGCGTTCGCACCCATAGGGAAGCCAGTCGAGCTGCCCCGGGGCGTGCGCGTCGCTGTCGATCGAGATCAGGCACTCCGCCTCGACGGCGAGCCGGAGCAGCCGTTTCGGCGGGTCGAGCCGCTCCGGGCGGGAGTTGACCTCGACCGCCACACCGAACCGCTTGCACGCCGCGAAGACGATCTCCGCGTCGAAGTCCGATTCGGGTCGGTGTCGCTTACCGGTCACCATCCGCCCGGTGCAGTGGCCGAGTATGTCGGTGTGCCGGTTGGCGACCGCGGCGACCATCCGCGCCGTCATCGCGTCCCGTTCCATACGAAGTCCACTGTGGACACTCGCCACCACGACGTCGAGCCGATCGAGCAGGTCGCCCTGCTGGTCGAGGCGGCCGTCGTCGAGGATGTCGACCTCGATCCCGGTCAGCAGCCGGAACGGCGCGAGCCGGTCGTTGACCTCGTCGACCACGTCGAGCTGCGCCCGCAACCGGTCGGCAGTGAGTCCTCGGGCGACCGTGAGCCGCGGCGAGTGGTCGGTCAGCGCGGCGTATTCGTGGCCGAGCGCCTGCGCGGCCCGGGCCATCTCCTCGATCGGAGATCCCCCGTCGGACCAGTCGCTGTGGGTGTGCAGGTCGCCGCGAAGACTCCGCCGGAGCGCGTCGCCGGCCTCGGCGACCGACGTACCCGCCGTCGCGTCGAGCCGGCGCAGGTAGACCGGCTCCTCCCCGGCGAGCGACTCCGCGATGCATCGCGCGGTCACGTCGCCGACCCCGGGCAGCTCGGCGAGCGTGCCGGCCCGCGCCCTGGCCTCGACCTCGGACCGGTCGAGCCCGTCGAGCGCCGCCGCCGCCCGCCGGAAGGCCCGCACCCGGTAGGTCTGCTCCTGCGCCCGCTCGAGCAGGAAGGCGATCCGCCGGAGGTCGTCGCGGGGATCGCGGGCGCCGGGCATGCCGCGATTGTGCTCGATCCGCCCGGGCCGGCCGGACCCCGGTCGCCGGCCGACGTGGCAGGCTCGGCCCGTGCCTGCTCCCCTTGTCGCGACACTGCGCCGGGTCGAGCGCGCGTCCGGGGCCCTGGCCACCCAGAGCGTGGCGCGGATGGACGAGCAGCTGGCGTGGTTCCGGGCGATGCCGCCCGCCCAGCGGTCCTGGATCACGCTGGTCGCCCAGGCCGGGGTGGCGTCCTTCGTCGAGTGGCTGCGCGACCCCGACGTCTCGCCGTCCCCGATCGGTGACGTGTTCAACACCGCGCCCCCGGATCTGGCCCGCCGGGTCTCGTTGCAGCAGACCGTGGAACTGGTACGGATCACGGTCGAGGTGGTCGAGTCGCGGGTGGCGAACCTGGCCGCCCCCGGTGAGGAGGCGGCGCTGCGCGAGGCCGTCCTCCGCTACAGCAGGGAGATCGCCTTCGCCGCGGCGCAGGTCTACGCCGGTGTCGCGGAGACCCGCGGAGCCTGGGATGCCCGGCTCGAGGCCCTGGTCGTCGACGCGCTGCTGCGGGGCGAGCCGGACGAGTCGCTGCCCGGCCGGGCCGCCGCGCTCGGCTGGGCGTCGGTCACCGCGGTCGCCGTCGCGGTCGGCGAGGCACCGGCGGCCGATCCCGAGTCGGTGCTGGACGCCATCCAGCGAGCCGCCCGACCGGGCGGCGGACCGGTCCTGGCCGGAATCCACGCGGGCCGGCTCCTCGTCGCCGTCGGAGGCAGTGACGACGCGCGGCCGACGATCACCGCCCTCCTGCCGCAGTTCGGCCCCGGGCCGGTCGTGGTCGGCCCTACCGTCCGCGACCTGGGCGTAGCCGGCCGGTCGGCGACCGCCGCCTTGTCCGGGGTCCGGGCCGCCTGCGCCTGGCCGGCCGCGCCCCGCCCGGTCCTGGCCACCGATCTGCTACCCGAACGGGCGCTGTGCGGCGACCGGACGGCGCAGCAGGAGTTGGTGGACGACGTCTACGCTCCCCTCGCCGCCGCCGGCGGACCGCTGCTCGAAACCGCCACAATCTACCTCGACCGCGGCGGTGCCCTCGAGGCCACGGCGCGGGCGCTCTTTGTCCATCCCAACACTGTCCGCTACCGCCTCCGCCGGATCGCCGAGGTCTGCGGCCATCCGCCGGCCGAGCCGAGACACGCGTTCGTCCTCCAGATCGCGCTTGCGCTCGGCCGCCTCGCTGAGCAGGAAGCCCGGTCAGGCCCGGAGTAGGGTTTGGAGGAAACCTCCAATTTCTCGGGGGTGGACTTCGTGCGCGTCGGCATCGTCGCGGACCGCGTCGACGCGGGAGGCTTTAGGAGTGATCGCACTACTTGCCCCGGGCCAGGGGTCGCAGGCACCCGGCATGCTCACGCCATGGCTGGAGGTGCCCGGAGCGCCCGCCCGGGTGCAATGGCTCTCCGAGGTCACCGGGCTCGACCTGGCCCGGCTCGGCACGAGTGCCTCCGCCGAGGAGATCCGCGACACCGCAGTCACCCAGCCCCTGATCGTCGCGCTCGGCCTGATCGCGGCCGCCGAACTCTCCCTCGACGACGTCGCGGTCACCGCCGGGCACAGCGTCGGCGAGCTGACCGCGGCCGCGCTGGCCGGGGTGCTGACGCCGGAGAGCGCCGCGGCGCTCGCGGCGCTGCGCGGCCGCGAGATGGCGGCGGCCTGCGGGCTCGCCGACACCGGCATGTCGGCGGTGCTGGGCGGCGACCCGGCCGAGGTGATCGCCCGGATCGAGGAGTGCGGCCTGGTCGCGGCCAACCGCAACGGCGCCGGTCAGGTGGTCGCCGCCGGCACGCTGGAGGGTCTGGCCGCGCTCGCGGAGACCCCGCCGGCCCGCGCCCGCGTCGTCCCGCTGCCGGTCGCCGGCGCCTTCCACACCGACTTCATGGCCCCGGCCGAGGCGGCACTGGCCGACGTCGCCGACGGCATCCCGGTCGCCGGGCCCGAGCGCATGCTGCTGTCCAACGCCGACGGCACCGCGGTGTCCAGCGGTCGCGAGATGATGAAGCGACTCGTCCGCCAGGTCCGGTCTCCGGTCCGATGGGACCTGTGCCAGGCGACCCTGCGCGACCTCGATGTCACCGCCGCGATCGAACTGCCGCCCGCGGGGACCCTCACCGGGCTCGCCAAGCGCGAACTCCCCGGCGTCGAGGTCGTCGCACTCAAGACTCCGGACGACCTGCCCGCGGCCCGCCGGCTCATCCTGCAGGCCGCGCCCAGCGGTCAGGCGGTGCACACCCCGGACTGGCGGGTGGTGGTGTCGCCGGCCGGCGGCACGTTCCACCCGACCGCTCTCGAGGAGGGCACGGCGCTGCCCGCCGGCTCACCGCTCGGCGTCATCCGCACCCGGCGCGACGAACAGCACGTCAGCGCCAGCTACGACGGCGTACTCGTCGAATGGCTGGCCCAGGACGCCGATCTGGTCGATGCCGGCGAGCCGCTCGCGCTGCTCTACCCCGATCCCACCCTCGACGTCTCGACCACAGGAAAGGACGGCGCCCGGTGAATTCAGGCGACGGAGCACCGGGAGCGCGGATCCTCGCCATCGGCGACTACCGGCCCACCCAGGTGGTGACCAACGACGACCTCGCGAAGCGGCTCGACACCAACGACGCGTGGATTCGCAGCCGGGTCGGCGTCGGCTCCCGGCACATCGCCGCCGACGGCGAGACCGTCGTCGACATGGGGACGGCCGCCGCGGGCAAGGCGCTGGCCGCCAGCGGGATCGCGCCGGAGAAGATCGACCTGGTGGTCACCGCGACCTGCACCATGCCGACCGCGCTGCCCTCGGCCGCGCCGAGCATCGCCGCCCGGCTGGGGATCCCGACCCCGGGCGCCTACGACCTCAACGGTGCGTGCGCCGGCTTCTGCTACGGCCTGTCCATGGCCAGCGACGCGATCCGGGCCGGGTCCGCACGACACGTGCTGCTCATCGGTGCGGAGAAGCTGTCGGCCTGGCTGGACTGGACCGACCGCTCGACCTGCATCATCTTCGGCGACGGTGCCGGAGCCGCGGTGATCGGCCCGGCCGACGAACCCGGCATCGGCCCGGTGGTCTGGGGCAGCGACGGCGAGCAGGCCGAGGCGATCAGCACCAACGAGGAGCGCTACATCCAGATGGACGGCCGCGCGGTCTTCCGCTGGGCCACCACCAAGATGGGCGCTGTCGCCCTCGAGGCCTGCGCCCGGGCCGGCATCTCCCCCGCCGACCTGGCGGTCGTCGTCCCGCACCAGGCCAACCTGCGCATCGTGGAAGCCATCGTCAAGCAACTCGGCACCCCCGACGCCATCGTGGCCCGGGACATCGTCGACACCGGCAACACCTCGTCGGCCTCC
Protein-coding regions in this window:
- a CDS encoding PHP domain-containing protein, with protein sequence MPGARDPRDDLRRIAFLLERAQEQTYRVRAFRRAAAALDGLDRSEVEARARAGTLAELPGVGDVTARCIAESLAGEEPVYLRRLDATAGTSVAEAGDALRRSLRGDLHTHSDWSDGGSPIEEMARAAQALGHEYAALTDHSPRLTVARGLTADRLRAQLDVVDEVNDRLAPFRLLTGIEVDILDDGRLDQQGDLLDRLDVVVASVHSGLRMERDAMTARMVAAVANRHTDILGHCTGRMVTGKRHRPESDFDAEIVFAACKRFGVAVEVNSRPERLDPPKRLLRLAVEAECLISIDSDAHAPGQLDWLPYGCERASACGVPEQSIVNTWSADRLLEWSRSSDH
- a CDS encoding helix-turn-helix domain-containing protein, whose product is MPAPLVATLRRVERASGALATQSVARMDEQLAWFRAMPPAQRSWITLVAQAGVASFVEWLRDPDVSPSPIGDVFNTAPPDLARRVSLQQTVELVRITVEVVESRVANLAAPGEEAALREAVLRYSREIAFAAAQVYAGVAETRGAWDARLEALVVDALLRGEPDESLPGRAAALGWASVTAVAVAVGEAPAADPESVLDAIQRAARPGGGPVLAGIHAGRLLVAVGGSDDARPTITALLPQFGPGPVVVGPTVRDLGVAGRSATAALSGVRAACAWPAAPRPVLATDLLPERALCGDRTAQQELVDDVYAPLAAAGGPLLETATIYLDRGGALEATARALFVHPNTVRYRLRRIAEVCGHPPAEPRHAFVLQIALALGRLAEQEARSGPE
- a CDS encoding beta-ketoacyl-ACP synthase III: MNSGDGAPGARILAIGDYRPTQVVTNDDLAKRLDTNDAWIRSRVGVGSRHIAADGETVVDMGTAAAGKALAASGIAPEKIDLVVTATCTMPTALPSAAPSIAARLGIPTPGAYDLNGACAGFCYGLSMASDAIRAGSARHVLLIGAEKLSAWLDWTDRSTCIIFGDGAGAAVIGPADEPGIGPVVWGSDGEQAEAISTNEERYIQMDGRAVFRWATTKMGAVALEACARAGISPADLAVVVPHQANLRIVEAIVKQLGTPDAIVARDIVDTGNTSSASVPLALARMRERGEIRTGDHALLIAFGAGLTYAGQVITCP